The following are encoded in a window of Xanthocytophaga agilis genomic DNA:
- a CDS encoding 6-carboxytetrahydropterin synthase, with protein MIYITRKEHFNAAHKLYNPNWTKEKNDEVFGPCANEYFHGHNFELIVTVKGRPDPDTGFVMDMKKLGGLMKDLIIDKVDHKNLNLDVDFMKGKMTSCEIFIEEIWKILAPAIETAAPNAKLHKLLLIETPKNFVEYYGE; from the coding sequence ATGATTTACATAACACGAAAAGAGCATTTTAATGCAGCACACAAATTGTACAATCCCAATTGGACAAAAGAGAAAAATGACGAAGTATTTGGACCATGTGCTAATGAGTATTTCCATGGACATAACTTTGAGTTAATCGTTACAGTAAAAGGGCGTCCTGATCCAGATACTGGATTTGTGATGGATATGAAGAAGTTAGGTGGATTAATGAAAGATTTAATCATTGATAAAGTAGATCATAAAAACCTGAACCTAGATGTGGATTTTATGAAAGGAAAAATGACCAGTTGTGAGATATTTATTGAAGAGATATGGAAAATACTCGCACCTGCTATTGAAACGGCTGCTCCTAACGCCAAGCTTCATAAATTGTTACTTATCGAGACTCCAAAAAACTTTGTAGAATATTATGGAGAGTAA
- the lpxB gene encoding lipid-A-disaccharide synthase encodes MKYYVIAGERSGDLHAANLIKAVAQEDKQAEFRGWGGEQMEEAGAYLVTHYRNMAFMGFLEVIKNLTTIRKFIKKCQEDILLWKPDVVILVDYAGFNMRIAKFCKQHTIQVFYYISPKVWAWNQSRAYKIKATVDRLFVILPFEKEFFKKYEYDVDYVGNPLLDEIAAFKPESDFLVKNNLSEKSVIALLPGSRYQEVEKMLSVMLDAAQLLDKEKKGQYQFIIAGVSNLPKALYEEKIATLEKELNVNVIYNQSYDLLSVATAAWVTSGTATLETALFHVPQVVCYRTSAFTYQIARLLIKIKYISLVNLIANEPVVVELIQNELTTQKAFNELAKLLPGEKARQRQLEGYNKVDKLMGEPGASQRTARLMMKYLTSSTQSQ; translated from the coding sequence ATGAAATATTATGTCATTGCAGGAGAACGTTCAGGTGATCTGCATGCTGCCAATCTCATTAAAGCAGTTGCACAAGAAGACAAACAGGCTGAGTTTCGGGGCTGGGGAGGCGAACAAATGGAGGAGGCTGGTGCATATTTGGTAACTCATTACCGAAATATGGCGTTTATGGGATTCTTGGAGGTAATAAAGAATCTAACCACCATCAGGAAGTTTATTAAAAAATGCCAGGAAGATATTCTTTTATGGAAGCCTGATGTAGTAATTCTTGTCGATTACGCCGGCTTTAATATGCGGATAGCAAAGTTTTGTAAACAGCATACTATCCAGGTATTTTATTATATCTCACCTAAAGTATGGGCATGGAATCAGAGCAGAGCCTATAAAATCAAAGCAACTGTAGATCGCTTATTTGTTATTCTACCCTTTGAGAAAGAATTCTTTAAGAAGTATGAATACGATGTTGACTATGTAGGGAATCCTTTGCTTGATGAAATTGCCGCCTTTAAACCTGAATCTGATTTTTTGGTAAAGAATAACCTCTCCGAAAAATCTGTTATTGCTCTTTTACCTGGAAGCCGGTATCAGGAAGTTGAAAAGATGCTATCCGTGATGCTTGATGCTGCCCAATTGCTAGATAAAGAAAAGAAGGGGCAATATCAATTTATTATTGCAGGGGTATCTAATCTTCCTAAAGCCTTGTATGAAGAAAAGATAGCCACATTAGAGAAAGAGCTAAATGTTAACGTAATTTATAATCAGTCCTATGATTTATTGTCTGTTGCGACTGCTGCTTGGGTAACTAGCGGGACTGCAACATTGGAAACTGCGTTATTTCATGTTCCACAGGTAGTTTGTTATCGTACAAGTGCATTTACCTATCAGATTGCTCGTTTACTTATTAAGATAAAATATATCTCTCTCGTAAACCTGATTGCGAATGAACCGGTTGTTGTTGAATTGATTCAAAATGAATTAACCACCCAAAAGGCTTTCAACGAATTGGCTAAACTTTTACCTGGAGAAAAAGCTCGACAACGCCAATTAGAAGGATATAATAAGGTAGATAAATTGATGGGAGAACCTGGAGCTTCACAACGAACCGCCAGATTGATGATGAAGTATCTTACGTCATCTACACAAAGCCAGTAA
- a CDS encoding DUF3089 domain-containing protein, with the protein MKRSTIFLCVSFCMGVIMGSAGQGNTEQWPAFSADLTPPAPDYSRVEYWAALPSIKDKADEVPKRSKGLKDLQAEAKADVFFVHPTIYTYEPTTKYIWNGDVTDAELNKKVEESTILNQASVFNAAGKIYAPRYRQAHFFCYYTSQKKDAAKAFDLAYNDVKSAFEYYLTHYNQGRPIIIAAHSQGTQHAKRLLKEYFDGKPLQKQLVIAYLIGMPIPANYFSQIRPAISAEQTGGFATWCTYAKDYYPLEYENEQYKSLVVNPLTWDTTSVYAERKLNKGGVGLGYKMTSVGVVDAQRHEGMLWIGKPHILGAGLLHTKNWHVADYNLFWMNVRENAVLRVEAFLRNYSGKLPSE; encoded by the coding sequence GCAGGCCAAGGCAATACTGAACAGTGGCCTGCTTTTTCCGCAGATCTAACTCCTCCAGCACCTGATTACTCTCGGGTTGAGTATTGGGCAGCTCTACCTTCTATAAAAGATAAAGCAGATGAAGTTCCCAAACGTAGTAAAGGGCTGAAAGATCTGCAGGCGGAAGCCAAAGCGGATGTATTTTTCGTTCATCCTACTATATATACCTATGAGCCAACAACAAAATATATCTGGAATGGTGATGTAACAGATGCAGAGCTAAATAAGAAAGTAGAAGAATCTACTATTCTTAATCAGGCATCAGTGTTTAATGCTGCTGGCAAAATATATGCTCCACGTTATCGGCAGGCACACTTCTTCTGTTATTATACATCTCAGAAAAAAGATGCTGCAAAAGCCTTTGATCTGGCATATAATGATGTGAAATCTGCATTTGAATATTACCTTACTCACTACAATCAGGGACGCCCTATTATAATTGCAGCGCATAGTCAGGGGACTCAGCATGCCAAACGACTGTTAAAAGAGTACTTTGATGGTAAACCTCTGCAGAAACAGTTAGTAATAGCCTATCTGATTGGGATGCCAATACCTGCTAACTATTTCAGTCAGATACGACCTGCTATTTCTGCCGAACAAACAGGGGGATTTGCTACATGGTGTACCTATGCAAAAGATTATTATCCATTAGAATATGAAAATGAACAGTATAAATCGCTTGTGGTAAATCCTTTGACATGGGATACAACATCTGTATATGCAGAGAGGAAGCTAAATAAAGGTGGGGTTGGATTAGGATATAAAATGACTAGTGTAGGTGTGGTAGATGCACAAAGACATGAAGGCATGTTATGGATAGGCAAACCTCATATTCTAGGGGCAGGTTTGCTACATACCAAGAACTGGCATGTAGCTGATTATAATTTGTTCTGGATGAATGTACGCGAAAATGCTGTACTACGTGTCGAAGCCTTCTTACGAAATTACTCAGGAAAGCTACCCTCAGAATGA
- a CDS encoding tetratricopeptide repeat protein, which produces MLYPNKSHSGEMLDSLFTILKSTKNENEAEAVEDMIWDIWMEGGSDEINTMMKRGCRFLRNENFDSAIRIFARMIQRNPEYPEAWNKRATAYYLRGDFKKAIDDIKQTLKLEPRHFGGLSGMASIYLVIGDHWAALKSLETLYTIRPNQPGLIEQIDDLHLQLAKYKKRKQ; this is translated from the coding sequence ATGTTGTACCCTAACAAATCTCATTCTGGCGAAATGCTTGACAGTCTGTTTACAATATTAAAATCGACAAAAAATGAAAATGAAGCTGAGGCTGTTGAAGATATGATCTGGGATATCTGGATGGAAGGAGGTTCTGATGAGATCAATACAATGATGAAACGAGGTTGCCGTTTTCTCCGAAATGAGAACTTTGACTCTGCAATACGTATTTTTGCCAGAATGATCCAAAGAAATCCTGAATATCCAGAAGCTTGGAATAAACGAGCAACGGCTTACTACTTACGTGGAGATTTTAAGAAGGCTATAGATGATATTAAACAAACGCTGAAATTAGAACCACGCCATTTTGGGGGACTTTCAGGTATGGCGTCTATCTATCTTGTGATTGGAGATCACTGGGCAGCCTTAAAATCCCTAGAGACTTTGTACACGATTCGCCCTAACCAGCCTGGTCTGATTGAACAGATCGACGATCTGCATTTGCAACTTGCCAAATACAAAAAACGCAAACAGTAA
- the rfaD gene encoding ADP-glyceromanno-heptose 6-epimerase, translating to MIIVTGAAGFIGSCLISRLNADNFNYIIAVDDFSNEEKNRNLVGKKIKERVHRDNFFEWLDQNYEEVEFLFHIGARTDTTEFDWSIFERLNINYSKTIWQRCYEYQIPLVYASSAATYGLGEHGYEDSEAIIPLLKPLNPYGDSKNDFDKWVLEQDKKPFFWAGLKFFNVYGPNEYHKGRMASVIFHAFHQIRNSGKMKLFRSHNPDFKDGEQMRDFIYVKDLIEVCSYLMHCRRDSGIYNLGSGKARTFLDLANNTFKALNTPSTIDFVDTPADIRDKYQYFTQASMGKLRSIGYDKAFHSLEEGIHDYVTNYLLTGTYY from the coding sequence ATGATTATCGTAACGGGAGCCGCTGGGTTTATCGGGAGTTGCCTGATTAGCCGCCTGAATGCCGATAATTTCAACTACATTATAGCTGTTGATGATTTTTCAAACGAAGAAAAGAACCGCAATCTTGTAGGTAAGAAAATAAAAGAACGAGTACATCGTGACAATTTTTTTGAATGGTTAGACCAAAATTATGAAGAAGTAGAATTTCTTTTTCATATTGGAGCCCGCACAGATACTACCGAATTTGATTGGTCTATATTTGAACGTCTAAATATCAACTATTCCAAGACTATCTGGCAGAGGTGCTATGAATACCAGATTCCTTTAGTTTATGCATCTTCAGCTGCAACATATGGCTTAGGAGAACATGGATATGAAGACAGTGAAGCAATCATCCCTTTATTAAAGCCACTGAATCCCTACGGAGATTCTAAAAACGATTTTGATAAATGGGTACTGGAACAGGATAAAAAACCTTTCTTCTGGGCAGGTCTCAAATTTTTTAATGTATATGGCCCGAATGAATACCATAAAGGCCGTATGGCATCAGTCATTTTCCACGCATTCCATCAGATCCGCAATTCTGGTAAAATGAAACTATTCAGATCTCATAACCCTGATTTCAAAGATGGAGAACAAATGCGTGATTTCATCTATGTAAAAGATCTGATTGAAGTTTGTAGTTATTTAATGCATTGCCGACGAGACTCAGGCATTTACAATCTGGGAAGCGGTAAAGCCCGTACTTTTCTTGATCTTGCCAACAATACCTTTAAGGCACTAAATACTCCTTCAACTATTGACTTTGTGGATACTCCTGCAGATATCCGAGATAAGTATCAGTACTTTACTCAGGCATCCATGGGAAAACTTAGATCTATAGGTTACGACAAAGCTTTTCATAGTCTGGAAGAAGGCATTCATGATTATGTTACTAATTACTTACTAACAGGTACCTACTACTAA